tgaaaagacactgaagaaatggaGGCTGAGAATCAGCAGGTCTGTTCTGTGTCACCTCCCTCCTCAAGTCCATATGTTCCCCCCTCACCCCAGGCTGACCAGGACCCAGTGCCTctgtgggcctcagtttcccgaGATGGGAAATGCTAAGGGACAGCCTAGAAACCTGTGGTGTTTTTCCGATAGCTGCTCGCTACCACCGGGCACCCTGACTGGCTTTGTGAATCTGAATTCCAGGCACTGAGGGGGCGTGATTAGCTCAGCAGAGGAGAAAGGCAGCAGCCTGCCCCAGTGGCCGGGCTCTTGGGAATTTGAATAGGAGAGAATGTCAGCCGCGCCTTTACACGTGTAAACTCCCCGGCCCCGGAGGCCCTGGCGCCCCTAATGTGGCATGCTTGCAAAGCACCTAATGATTTTTGATAAGGTGTATATAGCCAATTATGCTGCCGGATAAGGGCAAAAGTGACTTATGGTCTCTAATGCCCTCACTACATCAATGTCACCCAAATTCACTCTGTTTAGAGACACAGGTGAGAGTGGATGGCATGGTCCCCCAAGGTTCgagccctcctcttcctctcttcctgtacCTATTGTGGGAAGGAAGGGGTGCTTTCTTCCAGAgcccaaggaagaaagaaaagggattgGTTCAGAGGCAAGTGAAAGGGGGCTTTGGAGTGATCCCAGGTCTTAGCAGAGCAGGACTCAAGATGAGCGTCTGTCCCCATTCTCCTGCCGCCTGCCAGGACCAGAGACGGGAGAGAATTGTGTACAGAAACTGACTTCCTGTTTCCAGAATGTACTCCTCTGAGAGCCTCTTGTCCCCAGCTGGAGGGGGGTCCAAGTAGGTCTCCCAGCTAGCACTGGAAACAAGAGGAAGGTTCTGGCATTCATTTCTGTTCAGATTCTCCACCCTGCTGCTAAAGACAGACTGTGGCAGTCGTATCTGGGACAACCCCTTCCTAATCCAGGAGGCAAAGCTAAGAATGATAGAAACTTAGCCCACAGGCTTTAAACCCTTTGTGGGCTCCTGAAACAGCCAAGGCATGCATATTTGGTGGGGACCTGAGAGCAGGGGACACACCTTGGGACACCCTGAACCTTTGCCTATCTCAAGGCTGCACTCCTAGCTCTTCTGGTCACAGTCCCATAGAACTTGGATCAACACACTAAAAGCAGGGCCACCTGGCCCTAAACCAGCCTTGACTAAGGAGACCAGAATTAGGATTCCATTTGACAGATATAGAAATAGAGGTGTCTGGGAAGCCAGAGTGGGTGGGAAGAGGTCAGCACTGGAGAGAACTTGGACACCAGGCCCACCTCCTACCTCGAAGTGACAGGCGCCTTGTATCCACAGGCGCTTTGGCACGAAGTGCGCCGGCTGTGCACAAGGCATCTCTCCCAGCGACCTGGTGCGCAAGGCCCGGAGCAAAGTCTTCCACCTCAACTGCTTCACCTGCATGGTGTGCAACAAGCAGCTGTCCACCGGAGAGGAACTCTATGTGATCGACGAAAACAAGTTTGTGTGCAAGGACGACTACTTGAGCTCCTCTAGCCTCAAGGAGGGAAGCCTCAACTCAGGTATGGAGGCCGCTGCCCTGTCCCGGCTCTATTCTTGACGCTATTAGGCTCCAGCAGTTGAGCTCACTCTCAACTGTCACCCCTTgcctgctggggtgggggtgcttcagggctggggagacaggagCCGGTTCTACAGGGGAACCCTGAGCCAggctcttcttcccttccctcaatTTAGAACTGCAAAAAGATCCCCCTTCAGTGTCATTTGAGATCCTGATAAATTTTACAAGGACCAACAGGCTCATAGCTATTTGGAGGAAAGagaaacgggggggggggtgtgagaAGGGACAGTGTGTGTACCCTTCTCTGTCCCCACTCCTGAAGAAAAGGGTCACCAGAGGGTGTGCCACGCTTCCCCGGGAGCTTCCGACTTTCGGGGGCGCTGAGAGGGTCCTCTCAAACCAAGCCTAGCCTGGAGGGAGAGGGTGGGTGCCGAGTCCCGGGAAGGGGTAGTCCCTGCTTTGGGAGGGAAATCAACAAACGAGGCAGAGAGCCTGGGTCTTTAGGGAATGGCTTTCTGAATTGGAGACTGGATCGCTCTGACGCCGCTGTCCTCTCCCCATTCCTTCCGCCCCGCAGTGTCATCCTGTACAGACCGCAGTTTATCCCCGGACCTCCAGGACCCGTTACAGGACGACCCCAAAGAGACCGACAACTCGACCTCATCGGACAAGGAGACCGCTAACAACGAGAACGAGGAACAGAACTCCGGCACCAAGCGGCGTGGCCCGCGCACCACCATCAAAGCCAAGCAGCTGGAGACGCTCAAGGCTGCCTTCGCAGCCACGCCCAAGCCCACGCGCCACATCCGCGAACAGCTGGCACAGGAAACCGGCCTCAACATGAGGGTCATTCAGGTATAGCCAGTGGGCCAACCCTCCCGACCAGCATCATGCCTCCGGTCGGGCAGCCTAGCCTTTGAATGCTCAGGACCTGGCGTAGGTACAGTTGGTACACCCGCGGTTGAGGCCATCGGGACACCCTTTGGAGGTGGGGAATTTTGAGGCAAAAGGTTTTGATACGGTCCCACTATCCTagcaatgtgattttttttttttttttgatgaggtCGCCAGACTTCTCTGAATTCGTTCACCCTGGCTAGCTAATGGCTTAagcctctctggcctccaagcaCAGAAAGGAGAGATGTCCTTGCGCCCTAGAGTTGGCAAACCCACAATCGGCTGGAGCCTGGCTCCGCAGCCGCGGGTGAGGGCCTGGATGGGCAGGGGGCCTTTATGAAGCCGTCAGTCCGCGGGCAAGCCGACGACCAGGAAGCCGGGGTCTTTATGAGTCACCCCACGGGTCCGCGAAATCCTTCACCCTTGGCTGGTTCTCCGAAGCCCCTCTCCGCCCCTCCTGGACTAATCCGGCCCAACCCTCGCCTGGGGGAGTGTGCTGTTCCCGAGGCGCTAGGACCCAGCAGGGTCAGCCTCAGCAGGAGAGGGGGGACATTCCTGACCCCAAGCTCACTGCCCCTTCCTTCGCCCCAGGTGTGGTTTCAGAACCGAAGGTCCAAAGAACGCCGCATGAAACAGCTGAGCGCTCTGGGCGCCCGGAGACACGCCTTCTTCCGGAGTCCGCGGCGCATGCGTCCCCTGGGAGGCCGCTTGGACGAGTCTGAGATGTTGGGGTCCACCCCGTACACTTACTACGGAGGTAAGGGGCGCCTAAGGACGCTCTGCTATTCGCCCGGGCCCACAGCTAGTCTGGGCCTCCTAACGTTTGGGGCCACAGTAGGGCAGCCTTTATTTTTCCCCACCCACGCAGGATATACACAAAGCCATTCCTAGACAGACTCATTAGTATAGGCcactcacaggcacacccacacAGGACACATGGACTCACATACATCCGCTCGCCATCAGACCTCAGCAAAACAGCTAGACATAGGATTGCAGACAACCACACACAGGTATAGTCCACTCCCCTCAGGAGAGACCTACACACACAGCTTCCCTGGTACCTTTCGCCGCCCACATGCCCTTACTTCCACTCTCCACTGCCGGACGGCCTGGTGAGCTTAGGGAAGGCTGGAACCTCACCAGCTTGAGGCAGCTAGCTTCAAAAACAGCAAGTAATTCTGCTATGCTACAGACACCCTGGGTTCTGCGTGTAGAATGGGGTAGGGGAAGATGATGCTCCAGGTTGGTTTGCGCACCGACGACTCAAGCCTGCTTGCTCGGCCCTTTCTTGTCTTGCTCCCCGGGACTAATGTCCCATCCCAgcactccctttccctcccagctCCCAGGGTGGGCTGCAAGACTGCCCCACTCTCCTTTCGGCCTCAGAGCTCTCTGTGGGGGACGATGCACTTCTCTGGATTCTCTAGCCTTCCAATCTGTGAAGTCACCCAGAGTGTCTAACCAATGGCACTGACCTAGGACTGATCTACTTGAGTCTCCAAACCCAGTTGGAGAGGCAAGAAGTGAATTCCCTTTAAAATGTGAATTCTGGGACAATGCCGGGGTGGAAAGGCGATGGAAGCCAGGCAAGCCCGAAGAAAGTAAGAGGACCCCGAGCCTGACTTCCACCTGCGGAAGCCTGGAAAGTTAATTTTTAGACCAGGCCGGGGCCCCTGGAAATTATGGCAAAATACGTGAAACGGTGATTTTTTAACGTGGTAGCGGGGCCCAGGTTGGGAGAGCCGGAACTGTACGGTGATGGGCGTGTACTAGGACGTCTAATCTTTCAGCCTAGCTTGCCCTCTGCACAAAAAAATCTCAACTCGGAGCCGGGAGATAGTGGGGGCGGTACCCGCCTGGAAACCCCTGCTCCGACCTGAGTAATTAATCAAGGTTTGCAGGGGGAACCAGTCTACCCCTCATCGATTCTGCCAACCCCTCTCTCTGCTGGACAGGGTGGGAGACAGAACACCagaaccccctttttttttcttcgaaAACGGGATGGGACCGCAGgaacccccaacccccaacccagcAGCCCCGCCTAATCCGCACTGGGAGATGCCGGTGGCTGCGTCCGGCAGCGGGCGAGAAAGGGGCCGGGTGGCGGGGCCCGCGGCTCCCCGTGGGAGCTCGGACAAAGCCCCAGCTGCGGCTTTTGTGCCCTTTTCAGACAGCGTTTGTTCCAATTACCTCCGGCCCGGCCGCCATATGGGCGGAGGCGGTGCGCACGACTCCAGGGCCGCGGCCTTCCCTGCTTACCTCGCTCCCTTTCCGTTCCTTTGAGGGCCCCCAAATttgcctctctccacctcccaaactTTCGGACCGGATGGAATTTGAGATTTTTCAAAACGTAATTGGCGGCCGTTTTAACTGTTACCTAAACTGCCTCCTCTCCAGGCAGGTCTCCAGGCAACCTCCCACCCTTCAGTGTTTccgtaaagaaaaaaaaaaaagtgggtgaCTGGGACATACAGAGCTCGCCTGTGAAGTCGTACCCGGCACTGAACAAGGGGAGTGGATTTCCAGAAGAAATTCCGGCCTCGGGGACGCCGGTTTTCCCGCTGTACAAAGCGGGTTGTCCCTCGCAACAGGCTTAAGGCGCTCCTTTTGTTGGGGTTCTGCACTCAATACTGGAGGGGCCGATCTGGAAGGGAGGCCAGAGGGTGTTCGCAGAAGCAATTCCTTGTAGCTATTTGAGCGTCTGACCTGTGTGAGTCCTGCACCCCTGAATTTGTGAGAAGAATTGCGTTAATTTGTGTcaactcttccagaggtctctgTCCCCAAATACTTCCAAATAACCTGGGTGTCCTAACAAGCTCCTCCGCGTAGAGACTGTAGACCCGAggctctccacccccaccccaggaacccacaagtGGTCCTGAGCTCGGATCCCCTCTCCGGAGTCGCTGAGCTGGGCCTTCTTCATTCCAGGCTCGACTCGGAAGGGAACAGAAGATACTAAGACTGGCCCTGGCTTTGCGCCCTGCGCGCCCCGGGCCCAGGCTGCCTGCCCGCCTCCGTTTTCTGTGCTCTGGCAGCTGACCGGTCCCGCTTCTCCCTCAGGGGCCGCAACCCGGATCTGAACTTCTTTGGAAGTGCTTTAGAGCTGCCACAGTCGCTTTGTCCCCGCGCTCCTCTCCGAACCTGGCAGCCACCAAGCCTATGGCGATTCCTGGTCTTCTGGTCTACTATCTGGTTCTCTTGGGCTCATTCATACCTTCACCACggcctttcattcattcattcattcattcattcattcattcattcatttttccgtCACCCTCTTCCTGTACTTGCACTTTCTCGCCTCTCCATGGACTTGGCTGTGACATGTCTGGGGTTGCCCCCAccgcttccccccacccccacagtcgCTGCGGATCGCTGTGGATCGCTGTCTCGGTGTTCATTCCTCCAATTTCTCACTAAGTCTTCCCTTggctctggcctctgctggcccTCTCCCCATCTCCGTGTGTTTGGGAACCTGCGATTCCCCGTCTCCCTCGCTGCCTATGTTTCCCTCTTTGCTC
This genomic stretch from Cricetulus griseus strain 17A/GY chromosome 4, alternate assembly CriGri-PICRH-1.0, whole genome shotgun sequence harbors:
- the Lhx5 gene encoding LIM/homeobox protein Lhx5 yields the protein MMVHCAGCERPILDRFLLNVLDRAWHIKCVQCCECKTNLSEKCFSREGKLYCKNDFFRRFGTKCAGCAQGISPSDLVRKARSKVFHLNCFTCMVCNKQLSTGEELYVIDENKFVCKDDYLSSSSLKEGSLNSVSSCTDRSLSPDLQDPLQDDPKETDNSTSSDKETANNENEEQNSGTKRRGPRTTIKAKQLETLKAAFAATPKPTRHIREQLAQETGLNMRVIQVWFQNRRSKERRMKQLSALGARRHAFFRSPRRMRPLGGRLDESEMLGSTPYTYYGDYQSDYYAPGGNYDFFAHGPPSQAQSPADSSFLAASGPGSTPLGALEPPLAGPHGADNPRFTDMISHPDTPSPEPGLPGALHPMQGEVFSGGPSPPFPMSGTSGYSGPLSHPNPELNEAAVW